In one window of Brenneria goodwinii DNA:
- a CDS encoding ABC transporter substrate-binding protein codes for MHSSGVKKLLALMVGVCLISGGMAYAQDNNKTLRIVPQADLKILDPIWTTAFSTRAYGYMVYDTLFGMDAQNKVQPEMVQKYEVSDDRMVWTFTLRDKLFFSDGNPVTSADVIASLQRWGQRDPLGQRMLAAVDKFDAVSDSTFRITLNHPFGMVLDALAKPSSVPAFIMPERVAKTPANQQISETTGSGPYMLKSDEYRPGEKVVFVKNPHYVARDEAPSGTAGGKHVYVDRLEWIILKDAQTQANALSNGEVDMIEWLPSEQYAAMQANPKITLESQTGLSVGTLHINHLIPPFNNPDIAKAALMALNQEAIMRAQQVHKELYSTCVSIYPCGTEFASDITNGFTGEPRFDEAKALLKKAGYDGTPVVLLQAADFSMINKYPLVAAALLRQAGFTVDLQSMDWSSLVTRRTNQGGIAQGGWHIFITTWGMADSLNPMFMPQLTGNGTKGFFGWATDPQLEQLKDKFQAAASEEERKALATQIQQRVFDAAIFAPIGNFRPMVAYRKGVVSGLVPAPVTVLWNLKKN; via the coding sequence ATGCATAGTTCAGGGGTAAAAAAATTATTAGCGTTGATGGTAGGCGTCTGTCTTATTAGCGGTGGAATGGCCTACGCCCAAGATAATAACAAGACATTGCGTATTGTTCCGCAGGCCGATCTTAAAATTCTGGATCCGATTTGGACAACGGCGTTTTCTACCCGTGCATACGGCTACATGGTTTACGACACGCTGTTCGGTATGGATGCGCAAAATAAAGTACAGCCGGAAATGGTGCAGAAATATGAAGTGAGCGACGATCGGATGGTCTGGACATTCACTCTACGCGATAAACTTTTTTTCAGCGACGGCAATCCGGTGACCAGCGCCGATGTTATCGCCTCGCTCCAGCGCTGGGGACAGCGGGATCCGTTAGGGCAGCGTATGCTGGCGGCCGTCGACAAGTTTGATGCCGTTAGCGATTCCACGTTCCGCATCACGTTAAACCATCCTTTCGGCATGGTGCTGGATGCGCTGGCGAAACCGTCGTCGGTGCCGGCATTCATTATGCCGGAACGGGTCGCCAAAACGCCGGCCAATCAGCAAATCAGCGAGACCACCGGCTCCGGCCCCTACATGCTGAAGAGTGATGAGTACCGTCCGGGTGAAAAGGTGGTTTTCGTCAAAAATCCGCACTACGTCGCCCGTGATGAAGCGCCGTCCGGCACCGCCGGCGGTAAACACGTCTATGTCGATCGCCTTGAATGGATCATTTTGAAAGATGCGCAGACGCAGGCCAACGCCTTGAGTAACGGCGAAGTCGATATGATCGAATGGCTGCCGTCGGAGCAATATGCGGCAATGCAGGCCAACCCGAAAATTACGCTGGAAAGCCAGACCGGTTTGTCGGTGGGGACGCTGCATATCAACCATCTGATCCCGCCGTTCAATAACCCCGATATCGCCAAAGCGGCGCTGATGGCCCTCAATCAGGAGGCGATTATGCGTGCGCAGCAGGTACATAAGGAACTCTACTCGACCTGTGTGTCCATTTATCCGTGCGGAACGGAATTTGCCTCCGATATCACTAACGGTTTTACCGGTGAGCCGCGTTTCGATGAAGCCAAAGCGCTGTTGAAAAAAGCCGGTTATGACGGTACGCCCGTGGTGCTGTTACAGGCGGCGGATTTTTCCATGATTAACAAATATCCCCTGGTGGCGGCGGCGCTATTGCGGCAGGCCGGTTTCACCGTGGATCTGCAATCGATGGACTGGTCGTCGCTGGTTACCCGGCGAACCAATCAGGGCGGCATCGCGCAGGGGGGATGGCACATATTCATCACCACCTGGGGCATGGCGGACAGCCTTAACCCGATGTTTATGCCGCAGTTGACGGGCAACGGCACCAAGGGCTTCTTTGGCTGGGCCACCGATCCGCAGCTTGAGCAACTGAAAGATAAATTCCAGGCCGCCGCCAGCGAGGAAGAACGCAAAGCATTGGCTACCCAGATCCAGCAGCGGGTGTTCGACGCGGCGATATTTGCGCCCATTGGCAATTTCCGTCCGATGGTGGCTTACCGTAAAGGCGTGGTTTCTGGTCTGGTTCCGGCGCCGGTCACGGTACTGTGGAATTTGAAAAAGAACTGA
- a CDS encoding MSMEG_0572/Sll0783 family nitrogen starvation response protein has product MPTVTLPAHKTGDFLVDYEEKVFEDVKAEPGQKALVTFHTVAFEGSIGFVNMLQATRLQRKGFETSILLYGPGVTLGVQRGFPTLGAEAFPGHQNYNNQLTKFMAEGGKVYACRFALQALYGHGEPSLIEGIRPINPLDVLDLKLLHTRDNALIIDTWTM; this is encoded by the coding sequence ATGCCAACAGTCACTTTACCTGCCCATAAAACCGGTGATTTTCTGGTCGATTACGAAGAGAAGGTGTTTGAAGACGTCAAGGCCGAGCCGGGACAGAAAGCGCTGGTAACTTTTCATACCGTCGCGTTTGAAGGATCGATTGGTTTCGTCAATATGTTGCAGGCGACACGGTTACAGCGTAAAGGCTTTGAAACCTCAATATTGCTCTATGGTCCCGGCGTGACGCTGGGCGTGCAGCGCGGTTTTCCGACGTTGGGCGCGGAAGCGTTTCCCGGTCATCAGAACTACAACAACCAACTGACCAAGTTTATGGCGGAAGGCGGCAAGGTGTATGCCTGTCGCTTCGCGCTGCAGGCGTTGTACGGTCATGGCGAACCGTCGCTGATTGAGGGCATCCGGCCGATCAATCCGCTGGACGTCCTGGATCTCAAGCTGCTGCATACGCGCGATAACGCACTGATTATCGATACCTGGACGATGTAA
- a CDS encoding MSMEG_0568 family radical SAM protein, whose translation MTTSSQSRQQLITELLTQGVNVVNPSAQHVSRHGGAGPSDHQAVTIDGVTVMVPIYTQTARHSAWQVKHAGQGKTTLLKDSIPVRDITFARKPKFYDLQTEDGVPYSHIATLHGTDVLATTVLQTCIRYENRRKACQFCAIGQSLAAGRTIARKTPRQLAEVAKAAVELDGVKHMVMTTGTPSGSDRGARILVESALAIKAAVDLPLQGQCEPPGDPRWFNRMKEAGIDALGMHLEAVTPEVRARIMPGKAQVTIEQYLIAFEQAVAVFGRGQVSTYILAGMGDTPEAILAISEKLIALGVYPFVVPFVPISGTPLEHHPAPSSAFMTSILEPLGRMLRQGQLRSADIKAGCGRCGACSSLSSYEKSSYEKAGDEPLGYQPSGFERASA comes from the coding sequence ATGACGACTTCCAGCCAGTCCAGACAACAACTGATCACTGAATTGCTGACGCAGGGCGTCAATGTGGTGAATCCGTCGGCGCAGCACGTCAGCCGGCACGGCGGCGCCGGTCCGTCGGATCATCAGGCGGTGACGATCGACGGCGTGACGGTCATGGTGCCGATTTACACCCAGACGGCGCGCCACTCGGCATGGCAGGTCAAACACGCCGGACAGGGAAAAACCACCCTGCTGAAAGACAGCATTCCGGTACGGGATATTACCTTTGCCCGCAAACCGAAGTTCTACGATTTGCAAACCGAGGATGGCGTCCCGTATTCCCATATCGCCACGCTGCACGGTACCGATGTGCTGGCGACCACGGTGCTGCAAACCTGCATCCGCTATGAGAACCGCCGCAAGGCCTGCCAGTTCTGCGCTATCGGCCAGTCGCTGGCGGCGGGGCGCACCATCGCCCGTAAAACGCCGCGGCAACTGGCCGAGGTCGCTAAAGCCGCCGTGGAGCTGGACGGCGTCAAGCATATGGTGATGACCACCGGTACGCCGTCCGGCAGCGATCGCGGCGCGCGTATTCTGGTGGAGAGCGCGCTGGCGATCAAAGCCGCCGTCGATCTGCCGCTGCAAGGCCAGTGCGAGCCGCCCGGCGATCCGCGGTGGTTCAACCGAATGAAGGAGGCGGGCATTGATGCGTTGGGCATGCATTTGGAGGCGGTAACGCCCGAGGTGCGCGCCCGCATTATGCCCGGCAAGGCGCAGGTCACCATTGAACAGTACCTGATCGCTTTCGAACAGGCGGTGGCGGTTTTCGGGCGCGGCCAGGTCAGCACCTACATTCTGGCCGGCATGGGGGATACGCCGGAGGCGATTCTGGCGATCTCGGAGAAGCTGATTGCGCTGGGCGTCTATCCGTTCGTGGTGCCGTTCGTGCCGATCAGCGGCACCCCGCTGGAGCATCATCCGGCGCCCAGCAGCGCGTTTATGACATCGATCCTGGAACCGCTTGGCCGCATGTTGCGCCAGGGGCAACTGCGCTCTGCGGATATTAAGGCCGGCTGCGGCCGTTGCGGCGCCTGCTCATCCTTATCCAGTTATGAAAAGTCCAGCTATGAAAAGGCCGGCGATGAGCCGCTCGGTTATCAACCGTCCGGTTTTGAACGGGCCAGCGCCTGA
- a CDS encoding MSMEG_0567/Sll0786 family nitrogen starvation N-acetyltransferase: protein MSGYPEYTIKWVTLPWERRQAYALRQRVFCQEQGLFEQHDLDEIDSQAKLLVALGTLAGWHEEVVGTVRIHQPRPGIWFGSRLAVDDRFRRQGQLGPMLIRLAVSSAHALGCKEFYAHVQQQNEPLFKRMHWRTLDSITLRGIPHAFMQADLTHYPPCHDPLSGMVLGGRLPRVPAELAPLMMRVAG from the coding sequence ATGTCCGGTTATCCTGAATACACGATTAAGTGGGTCACCCTGCCTTGGGAACGCCGTCAGGCTTACGCCCTGCGCCAGCGCGTGTTTTGTCAGGAGCAGGGGCTGTTTGAACAGCACGATCTCGACGAGATCGACAGCCAGGCTAAATTACTGGTGGCGTTGGGAACGCTGGCGGGCTGGCATGAAGAAGTGGTGGGAACGGTGCGCATCCATCAACCGCGGCCCGGCATCTGGTTTGGCTCGCGGCTGGCGGTGGACGATCGTTTTCGCCGTCAGGGACAGCTTGGCCCGATGTTGATCCGTCTGGCGGTCAGCAGCGCGCACGCGCTGGGCTGTAAGGAATTTTATGCCCATGTGCAGCAGCAGAACGAACCGCTATTCAAGCGCATGCACTGGCGCACGCTGGACAGCATAACCTTACGCGGCATCCCCCATGCTTTTATGCAGGCCGATCTGACGCATTATCCCCCTTGCCACGATCCGCTTAGCGGTATGGTGCTGGGCGGCCGCCTGCCGCGGGTGCCGGCGGAGCTGGCGCCGCTGATGATGAGGGTCGCCGGATGA
- a CDS encoding MSMEG_0570 family nitrogen starvation response protein, with protein sequence MPAMNFVVRWPDGSKETCYSPSTAIEKHLIVNHPYTVETFVRIAQAALHEASDRVAAKFGYACSSAMDQSHAIEQKARQFAAADPVVVEEITVIGQ encoded by the coding sequence ATGCCTGCAATGAACTTTGTCGTGCGCTGGCCGGACGGCAGCAAAGAGACGTGTTATTCCCCGTCCACCGCCATCGAAAAGCACCTTATCGTCAACCATCCCTATACGGTGGAGACGTTTGTGCGTATCGCCCAGGCCGCGTTGCACGAAGCCAGCGACCGCGTGGCGGCCAAATTCGGCTATGCCTGTTCCAGCGCCATGGATCAGTCCCACGCCATTGAACAGAAAGCCCGGCAGTTTGCCGCCGCCGATCCGGTGGTGGTGGAAGAAATTACCGTTATCGGTCAATGA
- the cybB gene encoding cytochrome b561, translated as MSKSDRFSGVQIALHWAVFILLIVTYATIELRGLAPRGTLARQIVMGLHFSCGFTILLLMVARLFYKMKYATPPVEPPYPRWQHYLAHLTHGLIYALFLTLPVLGLSSRYLRGNDWALFGIGMPVASTPNAELASSLIDIHETLAPLGYWLIGLHVCAALFHHYFMRDNTLLRMMPAGKKRTST; from the coding sequence ATGTCGAAGTCAGACCGCTTTTCCGGTGTGCAGATTGCGTTGCACTGGGCCGTATTTATTCTTCTGATCGTGACTTACGCCACCATCGAACTACGTGGTTTGGCTCCGCGGGGAACCCTTGCCCGTCAGATTGTGATGGGGCTGCATTTCAGCTGCGGCTTTACCATTCTGCTGCTGATGGTCGCCCGTCTGTTTTATAAGATGAAATACGCCACGCCGCCCGTCGAACCGCCTTATCCGCGCTGGCAGCACTATCTGGCGCACCTGACGCACGGACTTATCTACGCGCTTTTTCTGACGTTGCCTGTCCTGGGGCTGTCCTCTCGCTATTTGCGCGGCAATGACTGGGCGCTTTTCGGCATCGGGATGCCGGTGGCGTCGACGCCCAATGCCGAGTTGGCGAGCTCCCTGATTGATATTCATGAAACGCTGGCGCCGTTGGGATATTGGCTGATTGGCTTACACGTCTGTGCGGCGCTGTTTCACCACTATTTTATGCGTGACAATACGCTGCTCAGAATGATGCCCGCCGGTAAAAAACGCACCTCGACGTAA
- a CDS encoding MarR family winged helix-turn-helix transcriptional regulator, translated as MANKTKILIDYVTFRLDILVNFAKQEATEKYEQASGVNLRELRILRYAAIKPGLSQRNLAALCYLEKTQISKMVSGLVNRGLLLQMKRKSDSRTASLWLTDAGQEVVNICDQIGTRLENEMMSVLTKEEEKIFRQNIEKIINGLAVKNTEKNKGKKRA; from the coding sequence ATGGCAAATAAAACAAAAATATTAATTGATTATGTAACATTTAGGCTCGATATCCTGGTTAATTTCGCCAAACAAGAAGCCACGGAAAAATATGAGCAAGCCAGCGGCGTAAATTTGCGTGAGCTGCGGATCCTGCGCTATGCGGCGATAAAGCCCGGGCTCTCGCAGCGTAATTTAGCGGCGTTATGCTATTTGGAAAAAACCCAGATTTCAAAAATGGTATCCGGCCTGGTTAATCGCGGATTGTTATTACAGATGAAACGAAAAAGCGATAGCCGGACGGCTTCATTATGGTTAACCGATGCGGGCCAAGAGGTAGTGAATATATGTGACCAGATTGGTACGCGTCTGGAAAATGAAATGATGTCGGTGCTTACCAAAGAGGAGGAAAAGATTTTTAGACAGAATATTGAAAAGATTATCAATGGATTAGCGGTAAAGAACACAGAAAAAAATAAAGGAAAAAAACGAGCTTGA
- a CDS encoding Nit6803 family nitrilase produces MAQSRTVRAAAVQIAPDLHEAGKTLARVLDAIDQAAVKGAEIVVFPETFVPYYPYFSFITPAMTAGAAHLRLYDQAVRVPGPIVQAVAERARLRDIVVVLGVNERDGGTLYNTQLIFDASGKLALKRRKITPTYHERMIWGQGDGSGLKVVETAVGRVGALACWEHYNPLARYSLMTQHEEIHCSQFPGSLVGPIFAEQMEVAIRHHALESGCFVINATGWLSDAQIEELTPDPALQKGLRGGCHTAIISPEGRHIVPPLTDGEGILIADLDMHLITKRKRMMDSVGHYARPELLSLRLDDRPARYVVPGYTDSARESEGDRDDDFQPVQTTTDH; encoded by the coding sequence ATGGCTCAGTCACGTACGGTTCGTGCGGCTGCGGTACAGATCGCGCCAGATCTCCATGAGGCCGGCAAAACGCTGGCCCGGGTTCTGGACGCCATCGATCAGGCAGCAGTCAAAGGCGCGGAGATAGTGGTTTTCCCGGAAACCTTCGTTCCCTATTATCCCTATTTCTCTTTTATCACCCCGGCGATGACGGCGGGCGCCGCCCATCTGCGGCTCTACGACCAGGCGGTGCGGGTACCCGGCCCGATCGTTCAGGCGGTGGCGGAACGGGCCAGACTGCGGGATATCGTGGTGGTGCTGGGCGTCAACGAGCGGGATGGCGGCACGCTGTACAACACGCAGCTGATTTTTGACGCCAGCGGCAAGCTGGCGCTCAAGCGGCGCAAAATCACCCCGACTTACCATGAACGCATGATCTGGGGCCAGGGCGACGGCTCCGGGCTAAAAGTGGTGGAGACCGCCGTCGGGCGCGTAGGGGCGCTGGCCTGCTGGGAACATTACAACCCGCTGGCGCGCTACAGCCTGATGACCCAGCACGAAGAGATCCACTGTAGTCAGTTCCCCGGTTCGCTGGTGGGGCCGATTTTCGCCGAGCAAATGGAGGTCGCCATTCGTCATCATGCGCTGGAGTCCGGCTGTTTCGTGATCAACGCCACCGGCTGGCTGAGCGATGCGCAGATCGAGGAACTGACGCCCGATCCCGCCTTGCAAAAAGGACTGCGCGGCGGTTGCCACACCGCCATCATCTCCCCTGAAGGCCGGCACATCGTGCCGCCGCTGACCGACGGCGAAGGCATTCTGATCGCCGATCTGGATATGCATCTCATCACCAAGCGCAAGCGCATGATGGATTCGGTGGGGCACTATGCCCGGCCGGAATTGCTGAGTCTGCGTCTTGACGATCGCCCGGCGCGTTATGTGGTGCCCGGCTACACCGATTCCGCTCGTGAAAGTGAAGGAGACCGTGATGACGACTTCCAGCCAGTCCAGACAACAACTGATCACTGA
- a CDS encoding PLP-dependent aminotransferase family protein, with translation MIDRIYERWASCLRQQTQRPAYLLIADLIADGVNNGEFQARDRLPPLRDLAGVLSLNYTTVTRGYAEAKKRGLIDSRPGLGSFIRGKVPAIPLSSGSSYDMTMNSPIEPEAPGIAEAIRQGALNLFAHKDIYSLLRYQDFGGTVGDKEAAMIWLGKRLPKLEMDEVLVCPGIHSALVGLATLLGRKGGVICVGNLVYPGLKAIASQLNIPLQALECDGDGPLPRAFENQCQTNHVGALYLNPTIHNPTTLTVPLRRRESLADIALRYSVPIIEDDAYSALPAHSITSFAELAPELTWHITGLSKCFGAGLRIAYVKGPGKRSTQLLAGALRALTVMSSPITNALATQWIGDGTADTVLAAIRHEARLRQRLAAKYLHKFHYRADSDGFHLWLHLPKHWHWNPSDVAIRLREQGVSAVSSAAFSTDNNPPAALRLCLGGAYSRQICEENLITVADLMEYPEHFTSGAL, from the coding sequence ATGATTGACCGCATTTACGAACGTTGGGCCAGTTGTTTGCGTCAGCAAACGCAACGCCCCGCCTATCTGCTGATCGCCGATCTGATTGCCGACGGCGTCAACAACGGCGAATTTCAGGCGCGCGACCGCCTTCCGCCGCTGCGCGATCTGGCGGGGGTCTTGTCGCTCAACTACACCACGGTGACGCGCGGCTATGCCGAAGCCAAAAAGCGCGGCTTGATCGACTCGCGCCCGGGGCTGGGCAGTTTTATTCGCGGGAAAGTGCCCGCCATTCCGCTGAGTAGCGGCAGCAGCTACGACATGACCATGAATTCGCCGATCGAACCGGAAGCGCCGGGTATCGCGGAAGCCATCCGCCAGGGCGCCCTCAATCTGTTCGCTCACAAGGATATTTACAGCCTGCTGCGTTATCAGGACTTTGGCGGTACGGTCGGCGATAAAGAAGCGGCGATGATCTGGCTGGGGAAACGGCTGCCGAAACTGGAAATGGACGAGGTGCTGGTCTGTCCGGGGATCCACAGTGCGCTGGTGGGGCTGGCTACGCTGCTCGGGCGTAAAGGCGGCGTAATCTGCGTGGGGAATCTGGTCTATCCCGGATTGAAAGCCATCGCCAGTCAGTTGAACATCCCGTTACAGGCGCTGGAATGCGACGGCGACGGCCCGCTGCCGCGCGCGTTTGAGAATCAGTGCCAGACGAATCATGTCGGCGCGCTGTACCTCAATCCGACCATCCACAATCCCACGACGCTGACGGTGCCGCTGCGCCGCCGTGAATCGCTGGCCGATATCGCGTTGCGCTATAGCGTGCCGATTATTGAAGACGATGCCTACTCGGCGCTGCCCGCACACAGCATAACCAGCTTCGCCGAACTGGCGCCGGAACTGACCTGGCATATCACCGGGTTGTCGAAATGTTTTGGCGCCGGTCTGCGCATTGCCTATGTCAAGGGTCCGGGCAAACGTTCCACCCAGCTGTTGGCGGGAGCGCTCAGGGCATTAACCGTGATGTCCAGCCCGATAACCAATGCGCTGGCGACCCAGTGGATTGGCGACGGCACCGCCGATACCGTGCTGGCGGCCATCCGACATGAAGCGCGCCTGCGTCAACGGCTGGCGGCCAAATACCTGCATAAATTTCACTATCGGGCGGATAGCGACGGCTTTCACCTGTGGCTCCATCTGCCCAAACATTGGCACTGGAACCCTTCCGATGTGGCGATCAGACTTCGAGAACAGGGGGTTAGCGCGGTATCCAGCGCGGCGTTCAGCACCGATAATAATCCGCCCGCCGCGCTGCGGCTTTGTCTCGGCGGCGCTTACAGCCGTCAGATCTGTGAGGAAAATTTGATCACCGTCGCCGACCTGATGGAATACCCGGAGCATTTTACCAGCGGGGCGCTGTAA
- a CDS encoding MSMEG_0569 family flavin-dependent oxidoreductase has translation MQRKDFPVVIIGGGQAGLAMSYCLTQRRIDHVILERHRLAWAWREQRWDNFCLVTPNWQCKLPGFPYDGDDPDGFMVKDQIIDYIQRYADSFNAPLREGISVKLVSRDGEGYRLATSDGDYHAKQVVVAVGNYHRRRFPAISTRLPAWLTQVHSADYKSERQLPSGEVLVIGSAQSGAQIAEDLHLGGRQVHLCVGSAPRVSRFYRGRDVVAWLEDMGHYKLTVDDHPLGEDARRKTNHYVTGRDGGRDIDLRAFALQGMQLYGRLTDYRDGKLITADDLAHNLDAADATSQKIKDSIDEWIAQQGVDAPDEPRYQPLWRPQNPPKEIDLNKTGITTIIWAVGFETDFSWIDVPAFDARAYPIHTRGRSTSPGLYFLGLPWLWTWGSGRFEGVGEDAEYLARNIAERNGVIASQAKVATNDDVL, from the coding sequence ATGCAGCGTAAAGATTTTCCGGTGGTGATTATCGGCGGCGGACAGGCGGGTCTTGCCATGAGCTACTGTCTGACCCAGCGTCGCATCGATCATGTGATCCTTGAACGGCACCGGCTGGCCTGGGCATGGCGCGAGCAGCGCTGGGACAATTTCTGCCTGGTAACGCCCAACTGGCAGTGCAAGCTGCCGGGGTTTCCCTATGACGGCGACGATCCCGACGGCTTTATGGTGAAAGATCAGATTATCGATTACATCCAGCGCTATGCGGACAGTTTCAACGCGCCGCTGCGCGAGGGCATCAGCGTCAAGCTCGTCAGCCGGGACGGCGAGGGATATCGGCTTGCCACCAGCGACGGCGATTACCACGCCAAACAGGTGGTGGTAGCGGTCGGCAACTATCACCGCCGGCGTTTTCCCGCTATTTCAACGCGTTTACCGGCGTGGCTCACCCAGGTACATTCGGCGGATTACAAGTCCGAACGGCAGTTGCCGTCAGGCGAGGTGCTGGTGATCGGCTCCGCGCAGTCCGGGGCGCAGATTGCCGAGGATTTACACCTCGGCGGGCGTCAGGTACACCTGTGCGTCGGCAGCGCGCCGCGCGTGTCGCGCTTCTACCGCGGGCGCGATGTGGTCGCCTGGCTGGAGGACATGGGACATTACAAACTCACGGTTGACGATCACCCGCTGGGCGAGGATGCCCGGCGTAAAACCAATCATTATGTGACCGGGCGCGATGGCGGGCGGGATATCGATCTGCGCGCCTTTGCGCTACAGGGCATGCAGCTATACGGCCGACTGACGGATTACCGCGACGGCAAGCTCATCACCGCCGACGATCTGGCGCATAATCTTGATGCGGCCGACGCCACTTCACAGAAAATCAAAGACAGTATCGACGAGTGGATCGCGCAGCAGGGCGTCGATGCGCCCGATGAGCCGCGCTACCAACCGCTGTGGCGGCCGCAGAATCCGCCGAAGGAAATCGATCTGAATAAGACAGGGATAACCACTATTATCTGGGCGGTCGGGTTTGAGACCGATTTCAGTTGGATCGATGTGCCCGCTTTTGACGCCCGCGCATATCCTATCCATACCCGCGGACGTTCAACGTCGCCGGGACTGTATTTCCTCGGCCTGCCGTGGCTGTGGACCTGGGGATCGGGACGTTTCGAAGGCGTGGGCGAAGATGCCGAATACCTTGCCCGCAATATCGCCGAACGTAACGGCGTTATTGCATCCCAGGCGAAGGTGGCGACCAATGACGATGTCCTGTGA
- a CDS encoding sll0787 family AIR synthase-like protein, with the protein MSLALPDLLDAVRRASGIAHKRDIQLVASSLREAWPQHPHPNGDDCAVIDAAGGFNLLAMEGFINGFVEQDPWFAGWCGVMVNLSDIAAMGGRAQAIVNALWSAQDDRAELILQGMAAASRAFQVPIVGGHTNLRSNQSQLAVAVLGHARRLLSSFAARDGLTLVAAINLQGRWHPPGLNWDAATRADPAALRQALAILPELAEAQWVTAAKDISQAGLLGTLVMLLESARLGASIDLDAIPKPDECDWQSWLCAFPSFGFLLAVEPRRVETVIARFSAAGIGAAAIGAFDDSRRLTVSRSGERDCFWDLNTTLLTGMGW; encoded by the coding sequence ATGAGCCTCGCCTTACCTGATCTCCTGGATGCCGTACGGCGCGCCAGCGGGATCGCGCATAAACGCGATATTCAACTGGTCGCCAGCTCGCTGCGGGAGGCCTGGCCGCAGCATCCCCATCCGAACGGCGATGACTGCGCGGTAATCGACGCCGCCGGAGGCTTTAATCTGCTGGCGATGGAGGGCTTCATCAATGGCTTTGTGGAGCAGGATCCGTGGTTTGCCGGCTGGTGCGGGGTGATGGTCAATCTCAGCGATATCGCCGCGATGGGCGGACGCGCGCAGGCCATCGTCAATGCGCTGTGGAGCGCGCAGGACGATCGGGCCGAACTGATTTTACAAGGCATGGCGGCGGCCTCGCGCGCCTTTCAGGTGCCGATTGTCGGCGGGCATACCAACCTGCGCAGTAACCAATCACAGTTGGCGGTGGCGGTATTAGGCCACGCCCGACGGCTACTGAGCAGTTTTGCCGCAAGGGACGGGCTAACGCTGGTGGCCGCCATCAATTTACAGGGGCGCTGGCATCCGCCCGGCCTGAACTGGGACGCGGCGACCCGTGCCGATCCCGCCGCGCTGCGTCAGGCGTTGGCGATTCTGCCTGAACTGGCGGAGGCGCAATGGGTGACGGCCGCCAAAGATATCAGCCAGGCCGGACTGTTGGGCACGCTGGTGATGCTGCTGGAGAGCGCGCGACTCGGCGCCAGCATCGATCTTGACGCCATCCCCAAGCCGGACGAATGCGACTGGCAATCCTGGCTGTGCGCCTTTCCCAGCTTCGGCTTTCTGCTGGCCGTTGAGCCGCGGCGGGTTGAGACGGTTATCGCCCGCTTCAGCGCCGCGGGGATCGGTGCGGCGGCCATCGGGGCGTTTGACGATTCGCGCCGCCTCACCGTCTCCCGCAGCGGCGAACGCGACTGCTTCTGGGATTTGAACACCACACTATTAACCGGCATGGGCTGGTAA